One stretch of Candidatus Baltobacteraceae bacterium DNA includes these proteins:
- a CDS encoding ABC transporter ATP-binding protein produces MAELPRIAIHGLRKVFASGTVALEGIDFEVGDGEFVSIVGPSGCGKTTLLRIAAGLDQATAGSVDVNATHNRPDALPCATVFQEYSLFPWMTLRQNVDFAFDRLDIDSGERSRRVTAQLDLVNLTRFEDAYPYQLSGGMKQRGAVARAFAVDPQVLFMDEPFGALDEQTRVLLAGELLALWERDRKTVLFITHSIEEALALSDRIIVMTAQPGQIREVVTVPFVRPRDPIELRADPEFGRLSVHIWHLLRQERAT; encoded by the coding sequence GTGGCCGAACTTCCACGCATTGCAATCCACGGATTGCGTAAAGTCTTTGCATCGGGCACTGTTGCGCTCGAGGGTATCGACTTCGAGGTTGGCGACGGCGAGTTCGTTTCGATCGTCGGACCGAGCGGCTGCGGCAAAACGACGTTGTTGCGTATCGCTGCCGGTCTCGATCAAGCCACGGCCGGAAGCGTTGACGTCAACGCGACGCACAATCGTCCGGATGCGCTTCCGTGTGCGACCGTCTTCCAAGAATATTCGCTCTTCCCGTGGATGACGCTGCGCCAGAACGTCGACTTTGCATTTGACCGGCTCGACATCGATTCAGGCGAACGCAGCCGTCGCGTTACGGCACAACTCGATCTCGTTAACCTGACGCGCTTCGAAGACGCCTACCCGTATCAGCTCTCAGGCGGCATGAAACAGCGCGGCGCGGTTGCGCGCGCGTTCGCAGTCGACCCGCAAGTGTTGTTTATGGACGAGCCCTTCGGCGCGCTCGATGAACAAACGCGCGTCCTGCTGGCGGGTGAGCTGCTTGCACTTTGGGAACGCGACCGTAAAACCGTTCTCTTCATCACGCACAGCATCGAAGAAGCGCTGGCGCTTTCGGACCGGATCATCGTCATGACGGCGCAGCCTGGACAGATCCGCGAAGTCGTGACGGTTCCGTTCGTGCGTCCGCGCGATCCGATCGAGCTGCGCGCCGATCCGGAGTTCGGCCGGCTCTCGGTGCACATCTGGCATCTGCTACGCCAAGAGCGCGCAACGTGA
- a CDS encoding ABC transporter permease, translating to MIERIFRFVSPVALLALWEFVVRVHLLDARFFPAPSSIVGDFVDFLKSGELVSNTWTTLQRVIVGCLIGGIPGVAIGLLMGVNRIARAILEPIVALLYPIPKIAILPLILLIFGIGESSKYAIVAIGVFFIMLINTAAGVRQIEPIYLDVARSFEIRRTSYYMNVLLPGALTNVFAGIKLSIGIAIVLAVAAEFTAAKSGLGFQIWNAWQTLQVERMYVALVMVSLLGYVLTLAGNALENVFVPWRRSPR from the coding sequence GTGATCGAGCGGATCTTTCGGTTCGTCTCGCCGGTCGCGCTGCTTGCACTATGGGAGTTCGTCGTACGCGTGCACCTGCTCGATGCGCGCTTTTTTCCGGCGCCCAGCTCGATCGTCGGCGACTTCGTCGATTTCTTGAAAAGCGGCGAGCTCGTCTCGAACACCTGGACGACGCTACAGCGCGTAATCGTCGGCTGCCTGATCGGCGGCATCCCCGGTGTTGCAATCGGTCTCCTCATGGGCGTCAACCGGATAGCTCGTGCAATCCTCGAACCGATCGTGGCGTTACTCTACCCGATCCCGAAGATCGCGATTCTTCCGCTGATTCTCCTAATCTTCGGGATCGGCGAAAGTTCGAAGTACGCAATCGTCGCGATCGGCGTCTTCTTCATCATGCTGATCAACACGGCCGCCGGTGTCCGCCAGATCGAGCCCATCTATCTGGACGTTGCGCGTTCGTTCGAGATTCGACGGACCTCGTACTATATGAACGTACTGCTGCCGGGAGCTTTAACGAACGTCTTCGCCGGGATCAAACTTTCGATCGGCATCGCGATCGTACTCGCCGTCGCTGCGGAGTTCACTGCCGCCAAGAGCGGGCTCGGTTTTCAAATCTGGAATGCATGGCAGACGCTTCAAGTCGAGCGTATGTACGTGGCGCTCGTGATGGTCTCGTTGCTCGGCTACGTGCTCACGCTGGCCGGCAATGCGCTCGAGAACGTCTTCGTCCCCTGGCGGCGAAGCCCGCGGTAA
- a CDS encoding acyl-CoA thioesterase, whose amino-acid sequence MTTAQPVQDFYGGCVLEGYRYIERFRVPFFEIDMLRHTNHIAYIRWTETARCAYFAEVLGEDITGGRGCIAARLEVDYRAPLEWMEAVAVGCRISRFGNKSFDTEYEIWSETHGTLAATLFMKCVAYDYGQKKSIPIPDEWRKIVAEYEPLAVK is encoded by the coding sequence ATGACCACGGCTCAGCCTGTCCAGGACTTCTATGGAGGATGCGTGCTCGAAGGTTACCGCTATATCGAACGCTTCCGCGTGCCGTTCTTTGAGATCGACATGCTCCGGCACACGAATCACATCGCCTACATTCGGTGGACGGAAACCGCGCGTTGTGCCTATTTTGCAGAGGTGCTCGGCGAGGACATAACGGGAGGCCGCGGATGCATTGCCGCGCGTCTCGAGGTCGACTACCGCGCGCCCCTTGAATGGATGGAAGCAGTCGCCGTTGGTTGCCGAATTTCTCGATTCGGCAACAAGTCGTTCGATACGGAATACGAGATCTGGAGCGAGACGCACGGCACTCTGGCGGCGACACTGTTCATGAAATGCGTCGCGTACGACTATGGGCAGAAGAAATCGATCCCCATTCCGGACGAATGGCGTAAGATCGTCGCGGAATACGAGCCGCTCGCCGTAAAGTAG
- a CDS encoding DUF4238 domain-containing protein, translated as MPVSHHTVPQVYLRQFADRKKRLLAVSRDGNVTEQLTRPNIVRVKDATAIENFYTVYTESGEADVDIENHFSDLENNYRPMMDAVRSGRALCPSDKVRIALMAASQESRTVGQIESWSESVESELGIAESLYRENLPNATDAEITERMRSYIAARDTTPILGAHSPRDLARGYIQPMLAARFEMFSRMNQCLLVSRAQNFITSDHPVVWINWVRWPPQSLMDYSSLHLAQEVTFPLSSRFCILFSYLPVRDRVELPQEAVSIVNARQAVRSYELFMKPTELQVVLDRYRDDIFAGDDCVRGPLWSFCNGEGSITPFFDVVEFLGLDLKDVLRDNIGFIEGLADVEGIEVDPRVYDQL; from the coding sequence ATGCCGGTAAGCCATCATACCGTCCCACAGGTCTATCTGAGGCAGTTTGCAGATAGGAAAAAACGACTGTTGGCGGTTTCGCGCGATGGCAATGTTACCGAGCAACTTACTCGGCCCAATATCGTGCGCGTGAAAGACGCGACCGCCATCGAAAACTTCTACACCGTCTACACGGAATCGGGCGAGGCTGACGTCGATATCGAGAACCACTTTTCGGACCTTGAAAACAACTACAGGCCGATGATGGATGCTGTGCGCAGCGGGCGCGCGCTTTGCCCGAGTGATAAGGTGCGGATTGCGCTAATGGCCGCTTCGCAAGAGTCGCGGACCGTTGGTCAGATCGAAAGCTGGAGCGAAAGTGTCGAGAGCGAGCTAGGAATCGCCGAGTCGCTGTATCGCGAAAACTTACCGAACGCTACGGATGCAGAGATCACTGAGCGCATGCGATCGTATATTGCCGCCCGCGACACGACGCCGATTCTCGGAGCGCACAGCCCGCGTGACTTAGCGAGAGGATACATCCAGCCGATGCTCGCCGCACGGTTTGAGATGTTCTCACGCATGAACCAGTGCCTGTTGGTGAGTAGGGCGCAAAACTTTATTACGTCTGATCATCCCGTAGTCTGGATAAATTGGGTTCGATGGCCGCCACAGAGCCTTATGGACTACTCGTCGTTGCATCTCGCACAAGAGGTGACATTCCCGCTATCGTCGCGCTTCTGCATTTTGTTCTCGTATCTACCCGTTCGTGATCGTGTAGAGTTGCCGCAAGAAGCAGTAAGCATCGTCAATGCTCGGCAGGCTGTTCGTTCGTACGAGCTTTTCATGAAGCCGACGGAGTTGCAAGTCGTGCTCGACCGATATAGGGATGACATATTCGCCGGTGACGACTGTGTCCGTGGGCCACTTTGGAGCTTCTGTAACGGCGAGGGCAGCATAACGCCGTTCTTTGACGTCGTCGAGTTCTTGGGCTTGGATTTGAAGGACGTCCTTCGCGATAACATCGGATTTATCGAGGGTTTGGCCGATGTCGAAGGCATCGAAGTCGACCCGCGGGTCTATGATCAATTGTGA
- a CDS encoding CoA transferase, whose amino-acid sequence MRPLEGIRVIECGTIIAAPYLALILGDYGADVIKVEHPKGDNMRGNGPRENGVGLNFKFYGRDKRNIVLDLSKPEGQEILRGLALKSDVLIENFRPGVMERWGIGWNDLHALHPRLVMARITGFGQFGPYASRAGFGTLAEAMSGFAHINGDPDGPPMLPAFGMADSIAALAGAYAVMLALYHRDTRNAGGQMIDISLIEPIFHILGAQTTIFQKTGEIQFRSGNRTKNNAPRNIYRARDGRWVAISTSADVIARRVMHLVEHPEVIDEPWFASGRTRAEHTEELDEMVGGWIARRDADDVIKAFEEAGAAIAPIYDVAQVQADPQYQALESIVTVPDEDLGAVQMQNLLFRMSETPGEVRAAGRRIGQDTDEVLRELLGLSDERLRKLYESGITAPAEEVA is encoded by the coding sequence ATGAGACCACTCGAAGGCATCCGCGTTATCGAATGCGGGACGATCATCGCCGCACCGTATCTTGCGCTGATCCTCGGTGATTATGGCGCCGACGTCATCAAAGTCGAGCATCCGAAGGGCGACAACATGCGCGGCAACGGCCCGCGCGAGAACGGTGTCGGGCTCAACTTCAAATTCTACGGGCGCGACAAACGCAACATCGTGCTCGATCTCTCGAAGCCGGAAGGACAAGAGATTCTGCGCGGCCTCGCGCTCAAGAGCGACGTTCTCATTGAAAACTTCCGCCCCGGTGTCATGGAACGGTGGGGAATCGGATGGAACGATCTTCACGCGCTCCACCCGCGTCTCGTCATGGCGCGTATCACGGGATTCGGACAATTCGGGCCGTACGCGTCGCGCGCGGGCTTCGGCACGCTTGCCGAAGCGATGAGCGGATTTGCGCACATCAACGGCGATCCGGATGGTCCGCCGATGCTCCCCGCTTTTGGCATGGCAGACTCGATCGCCGCGCTCGCCGGCGCGTACGCCGTCATGCTCGCGCTCTATCATCGTGACACGCGCAATGCGGGCGGGCAGATGATCGACATTTCACTCATCGAACCGATCTTTCATATCCTCGGTGCGCAGACGACGATTTTCCAGAAAACGGGCGAGATTCAATTTCGGAGCGGCAATCGCACCAAGAACAACGCGCCGCGCAACATCTATCGCGCACGCGACGGACGCTGGGTCGCGATCTCGACGAGCGCCGACGTGATCGCGCGTCGCGTCATGCATCTCGTCGAACATCCCGAAGTCATTGACGAGCCGTGGTTTGCGAGCGGCCGCACGCGCGCCGAGCACACCGAAGAGCTCGATGAGATGGTCGGTGGCTGGATTGCGCGGCGCGATGCGGACGATGTCATCAAGGCGTTTGAGGAAGCTGGAGCAGCCATCGCGCCGATCTACGACGTAGCGCAAGTACAAGCCGATCCGCAATATCAAGCGCTCGAAAGCATTGTTACGGTGCCGGATGAGGATCTCGGCGCCGTGCAAATGCAGAATCTGCTCTTTCGCATGAGCGAAACGCCCGGTGAAGTCCGCGCGGCCGGACGCCGAATCGGTCAAGACACCGACGAGGTTTTAAGGGAACTTTTAGGCCTGAGCGACGAGCGTCTTCGCAAGCTCTACGAATCCGGCATTACTGCGCCGGCAGAGGAGGTGGCATGA
- a CDS encoding lytic transglycosylase domain-containing protein gives MGILLHLTTPSKAQAPRNSLAQQYGVVLRSFNASLTPPVAIDIAQHVLLLASYYSLDPRLLVAIVGVESGWHTHAVSPSGAQGLGQLMPATADGLSVQAFEKYENLDGTARYIRRLLNEYAKLPLERRYSLAIAGYNAGPDAVRRFGGVPPYAETQAYVVHVLGLWRQLRTQLPAFAPAIPVLVRAHAPAIAVKHLVPPATATTSVSVAAFPPIDAQALGARERHELEGDAVLPRPKKTIGRWLARALGVH, from the coding sequence GTGGGAATCTTGCTCCATCTCACCACTCCAAGCAAGGCGCAAGCACCGCGGAACTCACTGGCGCAGCAATATGGCGTTGTCTTGCGCTCGTTCAATGCGAGCCTCACGCCGCCGGTTGCGATCGACATAGCGCAGCATGTTCTGCTGCTGGCATCCTATTATAGTCTGGATCCGCGACTGCTCGTCGCGATCGTCGGCGTCGAGTCCGGTTGGCATACACATGCCGTCTCGCCGTCGGGTGCGCAGGGGCTCGGACAACTCATGCCTGCAACCGCCGACGGTCTGTCCGTGCAAGCGTTCGAGAAATACGAGAACCTCGACGGCACCGCGCGTTACATTCGGCGTTTGCTCAACGAGTACGCGAAGCTTCCGCTCGAGCGTCGTTACTCGCTCGCAATTGCAGGTTACAATGCGGGCCCGGATGCGGTGCGGCGCTTCGGCGGCGTCCCACCTTACGCCGAAACGCAAGCCTATGTAGTTCACGTCCTCGGCCTATGGCGTCAGCTTCGAACCCAACTGCCCGCGTTTGCGCCGGCGATCCCGGTGCTCGTAAGGGCACACGCTCCCGCGATTGCCGTCAAGCATCTGGTACCGCCGGCAACGGCGACGACGAGCGTCAGCGTTGCAGCGTTCCCTCCGATCGACGCGCAAGCGCTCGGTGCGCGTGAGCGTCACGAGCTCGAAGGCGATGCGGTGTTGCCGCGGCCGAAAAAGACGATTGGGCGCTGGCTCGCGAGGGCCTTAGGAGTCCACTAG
- a CDS encoding ABC transporter substrate-binding protein, with protein sequence MSSRRRFLSGAATSFVAAASRPARAAGTTRLEIGYVPSTLFAPVFVAAERGYFKEEGFDVDLTPVVAGQDAMALAATGRIDLVAAALSAAFYNAVARDLNVRFVASTAYQPKAGHPSALMVREDLWQSGIRTLPALRGKKIGWIGGAGAVSAYYVARILRPAGLTLNDIDSVNIANPDQAVALQRKAIDAVFTSSPFTEAFARDNLARTIGYPPAGISGSGIFFGPSLTDKIDLAHTAIAACRKAATELQGASYFAPDALAAYAKYTKQPIEVIRASARYDFYPDLRIDLATVQDVQREFMAEGILAYKAPLNEVRLVSRY encoded by the coding sequence ATGAGCTCACGCCGACGCTTCCTGTCCGGCGCTGCGACATCGTTTGTCGCTGCGGCGTCCCGCCCCGCGCGTGCCGCCGGGACCACAAGACTCGAGATCGGCTACGTCCCCTCGACGCTGTTCGCGCCCGTGTTCGTCGCCGCGGAGCGCGGCTATTTTAAAGAAGAAGGCTTCGACGTCGATCTCACACCGGTCGTCGCCGGGCAAGATGCGATGGCGCTGGCCGCCACCGGGCGAATCGATCTGGTTGCCGCCGCGCTCTCAGCTGCTTTCTACAATGCCGTCGCGCGCGATCTGAACGTGCGCTTCGTCGCGTCGACCGCTTACCAGCCCAAAGCGGGACATCCCAGCGCCCTCATGGTGCGCGAAGACTTGTGGCAGTCCGGAATTCGAACGCTCCCGGCGCTGCGCGGTAAGAAGATCGGTTGGATCGGCGGCGCAGGCGCCGTGTCGGCCTACTATGTCGCTCGCATCTTACGGCCCGCGGGATTGACGCTGAACGATATCGACAGCGTGAACATCGCAAATCCGGATCAAGCCGTCGCGCTCCAGCGCAAAGCGATCGACGCCGTATTCACGTCGTCGCCGTTCACAGAAGCTTTTGCGCGCGACAACCTGGCGCGCACGATCGGCTATCCGCCCGCCGGTATCTCAGGTTCCGGCATCTTCTTCGGTCCGAGTCTGACCGATAAGATCGACCTCGCTCACACGGCGATAGCTGCGTGTCGAAAAGCCGCGACCGAGCTTCAAGGTGCGAGTTATTTTGCGCCGGATGCGCTTGCCGCATACGCAAAGTACACGAAGCAGCCCATCGAGGTCATCCGCGCGTCCGCGCGCTACGACTTCTATCCCGACCTGCGCATCGATCTTGCTACCGTCCAAGACGTCCAACGTGAGTTCATGGCTGAAGGGATCCTTGCCTATAAGGCACCGCTCAACGAGGTTCGCCTCGTCTCGAGGTATTGA
- a CDS encoding DUF6457 domain-containing protein translates to MNPFFQKFVAMLVDEANARGAGIDAPTMDDRTAKDLLDLARVVAHSQERRFAPLACYLAGVAIATIRVKQPQLDIGDYVKALRVALEPQEDSGSNPV, encoded by the coding sequence ATGAATCCGTTTTTTCAGAAATTTGTTGCGATGCTCGTCGACGAGGCAAACGCACGCGGCGCCGGTATCGACGCTCCCACGATGGACGACCGTACGGCAAAGGACCTGCTCGACCTCGCGCGCGTCGTTGCGCACTCGCAGGAGCGGCGCTTTGCACCGTTGGCATGCTACCTAGCCGGCGTCGCAATTGCGACGATACGCGTGAAGCAGCCACAGCTCGATATCGGCGATTATGTCAAAGCGCTTCGCGTTGCGCTTGAACCACAAGAGGACTCAGGTAGCAATCCCGTGTAG
- a CDS encoding DUF4145 domain-containing protein, whose amino-acid sequence MQAQNLSRAITNKVYFEGRVVPASDPRTYPDVPIPEGVLVDYREAHAIRNLSPRASVTLGRRCVQGIIRDFYDVKKNSLHHEIKEIAKELDKEFVQALLAVKGLGNIGAHPENDTALVVDVEPADAEALLRVIELFIDMTYVRRHNEKQTLAHIQAVNAEKQELRNRDPNADHEDA is encoded by the coding sequence ATGCAGGCGCAAAATCTAAGTAGGGCAATCACGAATAAGGTGTATTTTGAGGGACGTGTCGTCCCCGCGTCAGACCCAAGAACTTATCCAGACGTTCCGATCCCAGAGGGCGTACTGGTAGACTATCGCGAGGCTCACGCAATCCGGAATCTCAGCCCTAGAGCATCCGTTACGCTAGGGCGCCGTTGCGTACAGGGAATCATTCGCGACTTTTATGACGTGAAGAAGAACTCACTGCACCATGAGATTAAGGAGATCGCGAAAGAACTCGACAAGGAGTTTGTTCAGGCGCTACTTGCAGTGAAGGGACTTGGCAATATTGGCGCTCACCCAGAGAATGATACGGCACTGGTCGTCGACGTTGAGCCAGCTGATGCGGAGGCACTCCTGCGCGTTATCGAACTGTTTATCGATATGACCTATGTGCGTAGGCACAACGAAAAGCAGACTCTTGCCCACATCCAAGCGGTTAATGCGGAGAAGCAAGAACTGCGAAATCGTGATCCCAATGCAGATCATGAAGATGCGTAG